From Populus alba chromosome 16, ASM523922v2, whole genome shotgun sequence:
CAGTACATCTTTTAGCTTTACATCAGACAAGTATTTTAAACATAagcattgaatttatttaagtCCTTTCAAGGATAATCACATTTCCATGAGCTACAACAGATACAAGGAGCATCAGCGGCATTCAATTATgtgcaagaaagaaaatataatttcatgtaAGAAATGGTTTAACTTTAGTTTTAGCAGCATACCTGCATAACTCGAATATACATAACAAGCATCGCTTGTATTCTGTTCAAATGAAGGATGAGAGGTCCTCAGGTGGTTCAATCCAGATATTCTCAAAAGGATCTTGCTCTCCCCAGTCATGACACTGCTTACGAGGATAGTATCTACAATCATCAAGAGAATAAGATATGCAGCGTTTCCCAAAGAAACGAACTTTAGAGAAGTAGACGCTGTTTCTCATCATGCCAGGGAGGTCACTTCTTGAATGCGATGACAAGAAACTGGCAAAAAGTGTCATACCATCAAGGGTTTTCATCTCTCGCCAGAACATCTTTGACTGATCCAACTTAAATATTATGGGATTTTCACTACAGCATGTATAAATAACTAGAATGTCTCCATTATGCTCAGACATAAACTTTCCCTTCCACcaattttttgcaaaaaaattctCAGGGCATTTAGGGGGTGGCACAGCAAGAACATTCCAAGTATGCTCCAGTGGGTCAAACACACCAAGCCAACCAGTGAGACTTAGACAGTAGAAGAGTCCATTGCAGAAAACGATCTTGTTCCAAATACTACTCACAAAAGGCAAGCGATTTTGATAATTAACAGTAACCCACTCAGTTGCCCCAGGATGACAAGTACTGATTGCAACAATTGTGGGACTGATGTGCCTAACTGTAAAAACTACACAGGTGTTAGATGTTGGGGCACAAGAGAAGGCAACTATCTGATATGTCAATTCAAATCTTGGCAGTTTGACAACTTCCCGTGAGAAAGGATTAAAGAAAAACACACGGTTTGTTCTGGGTCTGTATAGCAACAGCCAACCATCTTTGGTGTAGCAAACTCTTGACCCATACAACTCTGGCAACTCAAGAGAATAGGTCTTGCGCTGAGCTGGATCGTAGAACTCATACATGTTACCAAATTTTGGAAAATACATAAGCCAGGGTGAATGGTTTACCACTCTAACAGAAATGGCAGCAGTGTTCCATCTCTTGCAAGCAATGGAGGAACGGATATTATCCTCTAGCGACAAGCGACAGAATATCAGTTCCAGAAGTTCTATGGGAAGATCAGACCAAGTTTGCATTTCCAACATTGCTTTcttattcattgtttttcttcttttaccatCCACCACCCTTGCAGATAACCTAGGTCATGGAAAGCACATATATGGGAATAAAATGCAAAGCCaactataaattattcaaaagaAGTTGTAACTCCAAtaaaagttcaattttttttatttatttattttgactggCATGAGATAGATTTCTAATTtgcaatttataaataaaaggctGACGAAGTAAaagactataaaataaaatagctcATTTGCAGTTTCAGTTTCAGGGAGAGTAGTGATTGATTTGGACCTTAAATGAAAAGTGGAATTTCTCAAATCAAGAACAGTATGGAGACAGCATTACAAGCAATCATAAAATACCACTGCCATTATAAAGGAATTGATTGCAGCAAAAGGGCACAAATTACATAATCATGGTAACTGCGTATCACCTACAAGATCAATATGGCAATTGGTTTACAGAAAATCATGATCACGATGATTGCGAAATATCACTCTATgctacaaaattattaaaaattacacaATCTCCAAAGATGAATTCAaacaataattcattttttatccaGAAATCAATCACATAAATCAGTAGCTCATAGCACCCCCAATAAAAGAATCAGCACTGATAAAAATCACAATATCATGACACACAATATGGCAATTCTAGGAAACCCATCTAGGATCAATGTTCAAATTTGAGAGTAGTATTCAAATTTCCAAACCACATCACCCAAAAGTGAAATCACTCTAAACCCAAAGCATCATAACTAAATCACACCCACATCACACTGAAATGAAAATACTCAACTTTAATTCAATTTCccacaattcaataaaaaagactACTAAACAGAGTCTAAAACAACCAATTTGCATCAGCACACAACcccttcatattaaaaaatctaaaaccctaaaaagatGTAATAACAAACCCTAATACTAAAGCAATTAAATCACAAATTATGCTAAACAAATGGTAAAGTAACAAACTTCATAGTGTTTTCAGTTAATAGAAACAAAACCCAACTTACAATTTcactttccttctctttctacCACCCATTTCTTCTCTTTTAGTACTGAATGAGGCAACTcagtttttagagagagagagaggaaaatgtagaaacaaaagaaaccaTGTAATGCTTACCATATTGATTCCCATGTTTGCCTACGTACACCCAAGTGAATCATGGTGACTACACGTGTACACAATAATTTTGTGATATCTGAAATATCCACTGTCTAGGGATAACCATTCTCCAATGAGATTTTGCAACGTAAGCGAAAATGCCAGATGGGCATTACATGGCAAGTCATGACTCAagacaaagaaagagagaaattcATCAGAAAAGAGTTCAACTGTAGCTGTTAACTATGTTATGTTTGCACACATTGTGGAATTTTTAACTTTGATGGGGCACCATTTGTAAGGAGCAAGGTGGTAAATGGTTGAAGCATTCTTGTATGTAACGTTAgggactatttttttttaaaaaaaaaaatattttaaaatatattaaaataatattttttgatatagtacattaaaataatttaaaattatataaaaaatgattttaaataaaaatatttaatttttttataaaatgacatGAGGTTTTATAAACCCAAATTCCAAGATTGTTcattcaatattataaaaacgtTCATTGTATGAATTTAACCATTTTAAGTACATCATTATAGTTTCAATGTGTTTGTAAGAAGAATTGGACCCAACAAAGcatttctatttctttctttatgttatGATAACATTATTAAATTGTAGTTTAGATAATTTGATAAATCTAATAACcctttttgtaattaaatatcaatttaattgtataaaaaatcaaCACTTAATCAACTATATCAAATTTCATAGATTTTTAAGTTTAGCTACTTTTTGGTTTTACTAGAGTATTTAGGTATAGAATGAATAATTCTATTATtttacaacacaaaaaaaaaaaaaatcataggtaAGGTGTTTGGTTTATGGGTTTTGTAAAGCAAAGCCTTATCATCTAAGAAGTAGAACATACTGAACCTTCTCATACTCATATAGGAGTTTGattttaaagaaacaaattgTGTTCATAAACCTATTGATTGATGTCTTTTCCATAAAAAGTagggaggtttttttttagcttacaAAAATGATATAGGCTCATAGATTGAGTGCACATATGAGTAGTAAATATCTTACATTAAAAAGGAATGGGATAGTACggtacttttatatatatatatatatatatataacttattatttagatttttgagTCATTATATATAAGCCTTTTTATGTGCAAATCCATTATAAACAAAGGTCCATGCATTTCATAAACACAAGAAGCTCTCTAACAAACctggtatatataaaaaaatgatggtttagCTAGATGAGTGATTTTGGTTAGGATCCCATGTCTTTGTTTGCTTCACCTATGGttaagaaaaatagataaattccAAGTTTCAGATATCACACTTTAATTGTTATATACTTTTGCTGAAAGAAGTTGTGTTTAAATGGAGTTGactcatatatatatgaagGAAAGATTTGTTGAGTGCACGTATGAATGGTAAATatcccatattaaaaataaataaaaaacataggtgcttatatataagataaatatataaccTATTAGTCTAAACTTTTAGGTTGAAGATGATGTTTATCATTATATGAATGCCTTTATGCTCACAAACTTAAAATGAATGTGTAGCCTTGCATCTCTTCATAAAGAAGAAGCTCCTAAAACCTATAATATCTAAAATCAGGGTTAGCTAGGTAAGTGTTTTGTTGCTTGCTAAGTAAACGTTATAGTGTATAGTGTGCTAGTATATCTATAGTTAGGTGAAAACTTGCTATTGGAGATATCCTTGGAAGGTCGATGATTGCCCTGTAACAAGTTAAGAATATTCGtcctattttttatgattttgccAGTTTCTCACATTCTATTTTCAATTTCCCCTATAAACCTATCAAATTTATCAATGTTTTCTTACATGAAAAACTTGAAGGATTTCTCAAGCTTAAGGATGTCTtgtattttaacatttttcacCATTAGAAAGGATCTTGAGCTCTAATACCAATGATGATGCGTAAGTTGGGATAGAACCAATTATTAGCAAAGGATTCAAGAATCATgttgtagaaaaataaaagggaatagaaagagaataatattttttccccGGGCCAACTCcatctcgactaatcccacgggtccTGACTAACAGAGTTTGAAAACTTTTTACCACTAAGCCACCACCTCCATAATTATGTTGCTTGGTGGGTGTCCTATACACCATGCTGAGATAGAGTATCCATGGGGTTCAAATATTATAGTAAATCTATATACAAATTTATCAAATACTCTTGCATCAGCCTGTAATTTTCAATCATGTATCCAGAGACCTGGTGCTTTGTTCTTAAGGCTGTTCTGACAATGTCTCTGGTGGTAAAGAGAAGAAAGATGGTAATTcgtgtttaaattttatagtaaATCTTGTAATGCACAACAGCTTCATGTTAAACCTCCATTAAATGATAATGTTTTCTAAGTTTATATGGAAACGTTCCATCTTTTGATGAAGTCCATGCTTTCAACTGGACATAAAATTCCATCCTAAGTAggattttattcttaattactGGGAGTGCAATTTTATTCTCCTTCTACGGTGATCAttcagataatatttaaaagaattgcTTCCAATTTTAAGTAAAATTGATTAGCTAATCTTCACTTCAACCTTTTAGCCCCCTCTTTACGTAAGTGGCATGTATCCTCTCATGTGTTAACGTAACAACGATTTTCACACTGTTGAATCtttcagttttctttttcttccaaaaaagtTGCTAAGCATGAGGATGATAGTGCCCTTAAGTTACTACTGCTATGCATTTAGGATTAATATTTCCATGTGTGCCTGGATGCGACGCTCAATGAGCAGGGAAAGGTTGCCGGTATATATCAATCACCACCGTGATCAATTTTTCATCAAGTCATATCTAAAACAAGAGAGATTATTGAACAGCACACAGGGAACATAAAACCCAAAACAGAACCTCATTTATAATCTTGAGttttatttatgcataataGATGGAGAATATTTACATCTCTCTATTCTGCTTCAGTAATTCTTcaacactcttttttttttttctgcagaacagatgtattaattttttatctgcaCAATTAATCTTCTTGTGAATACAGTGACTCAGTTGGCAAATTTCTCACAATAATCAAGGAAGTGGAAGCAAAAGATTAATTTGTAAGATGATCGCGGGAGAAAATCCCCCAGAAACTAGAGTTCTAGGAGCAGCTCCAAATAAccaaccattttctttcttgtagCCTCCAGACTTCACCAATATTCAGTACCTCACTGGCGAGCCACTGAATCACTTACACGAGCTTTTACACTGATGGCATTTGGTTTTCATGTCTAATTGCTTAGGCACAGAAGTTATCCTCATCGCAACATCTAGAACCAACTGAATTGCAAAGTTAATGGAGCTCAAAAGCAAATTTGCATCAGAAACACTTGTTTAACAAATTAAGGTTTAGTGCTTATATGTGCAAGGAATTTCTAAAGAATCCGTGAAATATATAATACATTAGCAAATTAAGCAGCTAATGTCCAGAAACACAAGCAGTCAATCTGACAAGAGGCCTAAAACCCACTTTAGTACCTCCACTATTTCAATATCGAAACATCATGAAGTAAATCTATGTTAATTCCTGACGAGGAACAGTCACAAGAATTAACCAAGCCTGGTCAAAATCTCACAATCTCAAGATCAATTCAAAAGGTTAGATAAAATTCTACACACACCTCATTGTCAATCAGCAACAGATGGGGCATTGCATCAGCCCATTCTCATTGCACTCACCACATCTAACCATCTTCTTCAGCTCCTCGTGCAAAACCTTGCAGCTCCCATTACACTCCACACACATCACAAACCTAACCCCAGCACACCCTTCACATCCTCCGGCGAGCCCCTTCGGGATTCCATCAAACAGAATCTCCAACTTTCCCTCCTCCTCCAACTTTACCACTTGGTCAGCACCGCCAATCAACCTCCCTTTAACAAACACAAGTGGAACTTTGACTTCATTCGTACCCGTTAGCCCTCTTAACTCTTCCTTAAAGCCCGAATCCATGGAAACATCTCTTTCAACAACATGAATATGATGTGACTCAATAATAGATCTTACGGTGTTGCAATCTTCAAATGTTTTTCTAATTCCTCTCAATGTAGTAGTGTAAATCACGACCTTATTTTCGCCTCCAGGCGGGTGTTTTTGTTCGAAAGACTGGAGGATAGATTCCAAATCTCGCAAATTCTTTGCTTTTGTGGTTCTTGAACTTGGTAAAATTATCCTctcgatttcttcttcttcttcttcttcggaCAAGTCTTTCTTATATAATGCAACAAGTTCTGGATCGAACAGAGGAATAAAACTACTCTTCCTCCTCGGAGAGAATCCAGATTCTCTTCTAAAATTCTCTGTTTTAGCCCCAACTGGAGACGCTTTCACAGGATAACTCAATCTCAACACTGCCTTGCACGAATTCCCTGATGAATTGTTGGCCTTTAAAACCGGTCTAGGGCTAAAATCTGATGATCTCTTCACCTTATTTTCTTTGCCACCATAACTTTTCGCCTTTCTTGGAGACCCAATTTGATTCAAGAATTTGAGTGGACTCCTAAGGTCCAAATCAGCAAACCCACGAAGCAAAACCCTCGAATTTGGACTTCTCTTGGTTTGACTTGAAACGGGTACTCCTTCTTCAAGATCTCCCATTAGCTCCCAAGTGTTAACAACCTCTGGATCTTCTTTTGTTGGCGATATTGGTTGCAATCTCTTACTCTCTTCCACAATTTCTTTGATGGGctcttgtttttgttcttgttgtagTGGTGgttgttgttgatgttgattGTTGCAGTCAAGTTTGAGAGCACCATAAGTTGAAGAAGTGAGAGAGACCACGTGGTCAACACAGTGGCCGCCATT
This genomic window contains:
- the LOC118063007 gene encoding uncharacterized protein translates to MGCVSSKLFKKELHQQIIFNNGGHCVDHVVSLTSSTYGALKLDCNNQHQQQPPLQQEQKQEPIKEIVEESKRLQPISPTKEDPEVVNTWELMGDLEEGVPVSSQTKRSPNSRVLLRGFADLDLRSPLKFLNQIGSPRKAKSYGGKENKVKRSSDFSPRPVLKANNSSGNSCKAVLRLSYPVKASPVGAKTENFRRESGFSPRRKSSFIPLFDPELVALYKKDLSEEEEEEEIERIILPSSRTTKAKNLRDLESILQSFEQKHPPGGENKVVIYTTTLRGIRKTFEDCNTVRSIIESHHIHVVERDVSMDSGFKEELRGLTGTNEVKVPLVFVKGRLIGGADQVVKLEEEGKLEILFDGIPKGLAGGCEGCAGVRFVMCVECNGSCKVLHEELKKMVRCGECNENGLMQCPICCWLSARVVDGKRRKTMNKKAMLEMQTWSDLPIELLELIFCRLSLEDNIRSSIACKRWNTAAISVRVVNHSPWLMYFPKFGNMYEFYDPAQRKTYSLELPELYGSRVCYTKDGWLLLYRPRTNRVFFFNPFSREVVKLPRFELTYQIVAFSCAPTSNTCVVFTVRHISPTIVAISTCHPGATEWVTVNYQNRLPFVSSIWNKIVFCNGLFYCLSLTGWLGVFDPLEHTWNVLAVPPPKCPENFFAKNWWKGKFMSEHNGDILVIYTCCSENPIIFKLDQSKMFWREMKTLDGMTLFASFLSSHSRSDLPGMMRNSVYFSKVRFFGKRCISYSLDDCRYYPRKQCHDWGEQDPFENIWIEPPEDLSSFI